A single region of the Cyanobacteria bacterium FACHB-DQ100 genome encodes:
- a CDS encoding Crp/Fnr family transcriptional regulator: MSSFAASSALENRLLSALPFEIYQKLAAHLEPVMLSPQQILHPIGEGIAYVYFPIRSLVSLTTLLSNGSMLEVGLVGRNGFVGASVVLGRRESVQQAIVQVGDSAFRLPIEQLLIEFEQSPALQSLLLEYVQVLLLQTSQLAACHRFHHIRERLARQLLLIQSALSIDEFTLTHEALAQMLGTRRSGVTVAIGELTQLGAIQCSRGRISIVQPQVLESISCECFAVIREERNRFNYRHPRSR; the protein is encoded by the coding sequence ATGTCTTCGTTTGCGGCTTCTAGTGCGCTAGAAAATCGCCTACTTTCAGCGCTTCCTTTCGAGATTTATCAAAAATTAGCGGCTCATCTAGAGCCAGTCATGCTCTCACCGCAGCAAATTCTCCACCCGATTGGTGAAGGGATCGCTTACGTTTATTTTCCGATCCGATCGCTGGTTTCGCTGACGACGTTACTTTCAAACGGCTCGATGCTCGAAGTCGGATTGGTAGGACGCAACGGATTTGTAGGAGCTTCCGTGGTTTTAGGACGCCGCGAAAGCGTCCAGCAGGCGATCGTTCAAGTGGGCGATTCTGCCTTTCGTTTACCAATCGAACAGCTTCTAATTGAATTCGAGCAAAGTCCAGCTTTACAGTCACTTTTATTAGAATACGTCCAGGTTTTATTACTTCAAACTTCGCAGCTCGCGGCGTGTCATCGCTTTCATCACATCCGCGAACGGCTGGCACGACAATTATTATTAATTCAATCTGCCTTAAGCATCGACGAATTTACCCTGACTCATGAGGCGCTTGCACAGATGTTGGGCACTCGTCGATCGGGCGTGACGGTTGCGATCGGAGAACTAACCCAACTGGGAGCAATTCAGTGCAGTCGGGGGCGCATTTCGATCGTTCAGCCGCAAGTTCTCGAATCGATTTCCTGCGAATGCTTTGCGGTGATTCGAGAAGAGCGCAACCGATTTAACTACAGGCATCCGCGATCGCGCTGA
- the thiD gene encoding bifunctional hydroxymethylpyrimidine kinase/phosphomethylpyrimidine kinase — MTLPSVKIALTIAGSDSGGGAGIQADLRTFAFHCVHGTSALTCITAQNTLGVTRVDALPPEAVTAQIQAVVQDIGVQAAKTGMLLNQGIITAVSEQVAACQISNLVVDPVMVSRTGAQLIDNAAIDALKTLLIPQAIVLTPNRYEAQLLSGIEINTLEEMQTAAQRIAELGAKSVLVKGGGMTNALRGVDVWFDGAQCETFAAQRIDTKHTHGTGCTLSAAIAANLALGKDLRSAIKAAKDYVTTALEYALAIGQGQGPVGHFFPLMQRSI, encoded by the coding sequence ATGACACTTCCTTCAGTCAAAATCGCGTTAACGATCGCCGGATCAGACAGTGGCGGTGGTGCGGGAATTCAAGCCGATTTGCGAACGTTTGCGTTTCATTGCGTTCATGGAACTAGCGCCCTGACTTGTATTACCGCACAAAATACGCTGGGAGTGACACGAGTAGATGCGCTGCCACCCGAAGCAGTCACAGCGCAAATTCAAGCCGTTGTTCAAGACATCGGCGTACAGGCGGCAAAAACCGGAATGCTGCTGAATCAAGGCATTATCACAGCCGTGTCCGAACAAGTTGCTGCCTGCCAAATTTCCAATCTCGTCGTTGACCCAGTGATGGTGTCCCGCACTGGAGCACAACTCATCGACAATGCAGCGATCGATGCTCTGAAAACGCTTCTCATCCCCCAAGCGATCGTTCTGACTCCGAATCGCTACGAAGCTCAGTTACTGAGCGGCATTGAAATTAATACCTTAGAAGAAATGCAGACCGCCGCGCAGCGCATTGCTGAACTGGGGGCGAAGTCGGTTTTAGTCAAAGGAGGCGGCATGACTAATGCCCTGCGTGGAGTCGATGTCTGGTTTGATGGCGCTCAGTGCGAAACCTTTGCAGCTCAGCGAATCGATACAAAACATACGCACGGCACAGGGTGTACCCTTTCAGCCGCGATCGCCGCAAACCTAGCGCTTGGAAAAGATCTGCGATCGGCAATCAAAGCTGCAAAAGATTATGTGACGACTGCATTAGAGTACGCACTGGCGATCGGTCAGGGGCAAGGGCCTGTGGGTCATTTCTTTCCGCTGATGCAGAGATCGATCTAA
- a CDS encoding ComEA family DNA-binding protein produces MLNWFSSALLKSKIQNDPYYRFQTLAEIRIAADLGIQIDVNQAGVDDWLRLPGLSIHQAKTLTQLSELGVQFLCVEDVAAALGLSLQRLKPLEPVMKFCYYDPESLHQIQRVNLNMATAIELTQIPQIRSVLARAIVRNRQSQGSYKDLVDLQQRLSLPNHLIAELMHYLRF; encoded by the coding sequence ATGCTCAATTGGTTCTCTTCTGCGCTGTTGAAGTCCAAAATTCAGAATGATCCGTATTATCGGTTTCAAACATTGGCTGAGATTCGGATTGCAGCGGACTTGGGCATTCAAATCGATGTGAATCAGGCGGGTGTCGATGATTGGCTAAGATTGCCAGGGTTATCCATTCATCAAGCGAAAACTTTGACGCAACTGAGCGAGTTGGGAGTGCAATTTCTCTGCGTCGAAGATGTTGCAGCCGCATTAGGATTATCTCTTCAGCGCTTGAAGCCGTTAGAACCGGTGATGAAATTCTGCTATTACGATCCTGAGAGTTTGCATCAGATTCAGCGAGTGAACTTGAACATGGCAACGGCGATAGAACTCACTCAGATTCCACAAATCCGATCGGTACTCGCACGAGCGATCGTCCGCAATCGTCAATCTCAAGGCAGCTATAAAGACCTCGTAGATCTACAACAGCGCCTTTCGCTACCAAATCATTTAATTGCAGAATTGATGCACTATTTACGGTTTTGA
- a CDS encoding sterol desaturase family protein has product MQERLIRTLVLFIVLTVLFGILERLFPSIPNQPKWRRGVWLDTFYWFFTPMAIQILSIISIALIFVPIYLLLGRSLAWHDVLAGYGPIAQLPLWQQGLLAIVMGDFVGYWTHRWHHTQQLWDYHAVHHSADTIDWLTAVRLHPVNDIISRVCQSSPVLLLGLSPIAVEAYVPLLSAYVAFIHANVRWTYGPLRYLLASPAFHRWHHTTDEDGQGKNFAGLFPIFDVIFGTFYMPCGRQPQNFGIAGETIPENFRSHLLYPFRNWRQAKRVAE; this is encoded by the coding sequence ATGCAAGAACGTTTAATCAGAACTCTTGTTCTATTTATTGTTCTAACGGTTCTTTTTGGCATTCTCGAACGGCTTTTCCCTAGCATTCCCAATCAGCCTAAATGGCGGCGTGGAGTGTGGCTCGATACGTTTTATTGGTTCTTCACGCCAATGGCGATTCAGATTTTAAGCATCATCTCGATCGCGCTGATATTTGTGCCGATTTACTTACTCTTGGGTCGCTCACTGGCTTGGCATGATGTTCTCGCGGGATACGGCCCAATTGCACAGTTGCCCTTGTGGCAGCAGGGATTACTCGCGATCGTCATGGGCGATTTTGTGGGCTACTGGACGCATCGCTGGCATCACACTCAGCAGCTTTGGGATTATCATGCGGTGCATCATAGTGCTGATACGATCGACTGGCTCACGGCGGTGCGTTTACATCCCGTCAACGATATTATCTCGCGAGTGTGTCAATCGTCCCCGGTTCTGCTGCTTGGGCTTTCTCCGATCGCGGTTGAAGCTTACGTGCCGCTGCTGTCTGCTTATGTTGCGTTCATCCATGCAAACGTGCGCTGGACATATGGGCCGCTTCGCTATCTGCTTGCGAGTCCAGCGTTTCATCGTTGGCATCACACGACGGACGAGGACGGGCAGGGCAAAAACTTTGCGGGATTGTTTCCCATTTTTGATGTGATTTTTGGGACGTTTTATATGCCTTGTGGTAGACAGCCCCAGAATTTTGGTATCGCTGGAGAAACGATTCCGGAGAATTTTCGCTCTCATCTGCTTTATCCGTTCCGCAATTGGCGACAGGCGAAAAGGGTTGCTGAGTGA
- a CDS encoding histidine kinase translates to MASVVTSEISLFELVAGSASAPPVMHVSPVTFKALMSSLIDLLIDQGEPALVWAKLPKGEAWQLEFDRYLDRLTPLQQIFYFKNPRDDLPEPALGLKAELEPSLPAYPIPALTTITLPLESSLRKEFFLLIWSKQFCGLLVGHRARVPNREADALGTSTIDEDVTEKKQSLMAFLVIEPEVIRQAIAVLQPFAPRSETLPESSPLDLAVINQLLAKQIQRQEDLWQRSSTHRRQAELANLLQLQNEELISTIRLKDEFLHNVGQELRTPLTNMKTALTLLNSPTLKPQQKQRYMDLLARECDRQSSLIKSLLDLVSLDQLAEHRTAQALRLSEIVPGVVSTYQPLAEEKGVRLAYVIPEELPAIACLSIWLKQIVVNLLHNAIKFTPRGGQVWVRAKQQGDYIQLEFRDTGIGIPSTEIPKIFDRFYRVRQSVDDDMGGAGLGLTIVQKLLLHCGGSITVKSRIGEGSTFNVLLPVYRHSEES, encoded by the coding sequence ATGGCATCAGTTGTAACTTCTGAGATCTCTTTGTTTGAGCTTGTAGCGGGTTCAGCCTCAGCACCGCCAGTCATGCACGTCAGCCCAGTTACGTTCAAAGCGCTGATGAGTAGTTTAATCGATCTGCTCATCGATCAGGGTGAGCCAGCATTAGTGTGGGCAAAGTTGCCGAAAGGAGAAGCGTGGCAATTGGAGTTCGATCGCTATCTCGATCGACTGACCCCGCTTCAGCAAATCTTTTACTTTAAGAACCCGCGCGACGACCTTCCAGAACCCGCATTAGGACTGAAAGCGGAACTCGAACCCTCATTACCCGCCTATCCGATCCCCGCGCTGACTACGATTACCCTGCCGTTAGAGAGTAGCTTAAGAAAAGAATTTTTTTTGCTGATTTGGTCGAAGCAATTTTGCGGATTGCTGGTTGGGCATCGCGCTAGAGTGCCCAACCGCGAAGCAGATGCGCTAGGAACAAGCACGATCGACGAAGATGTCACCGAAAAAAAGCAGTCCCTGATGGCATTTCTAGTCATTGAGCCGGAAGTAATCCGGCAGGCGATCGCGGTGCTACAGCCGTTTGCGCCAAGAAGCGAAACGCTTCCAGAATCGAGTCCGCTTGATCTAGCCGTTATCAATCAGCTTTTAGCAAAACAGATTCAGCGACAAGAAGACCTGTGGCAGCGATCAAGTACGCATCGTCGGCAAGCTGAATTGGCAAATTTGCTCCAGCTTCAGAACGAGGAGCTAATTAGCACGATTCGATTAAAAGATGAGTTTTTGCACAACGTGGGGCAAGAGCTACGCACCCCGTTAACCAATATGAAGACAGCGCTGACGTTGCTCAATTCACCCACACTGAAACCTCAGCAAAAGCAGCGCTATATGGACTTGCTGGCAAGGGAGTGCGATCGGCAAAGTTCGCTGATCAAGAGCTTACTGGATCTGGTTAGTCTAGATCAGCTTGCAGAGCATCGGACGGCTCAGGCACTCCGGTTGAGCGAGATCGTTCCGGGCGTTGTCAGCACGTATCAACCTTTAGCAGAAGAGAAAGGAGTGAGGTTAGCGTATGTCATTCCTGAAGAGCTGCCAGCGATCGCCTGTTTATCGATTTGGTTAAAGCAGATTGTCGTGAATTTGCTGCATAACGCGATCAAATTTACCCCGCGTGGCGGGCAAGTTTGGGTACGGGCGAAACAGCAGGGAGATTATATTCAGCTTGAGTTTCGCGATACGGGGATCGGGATTCCATCGACTGAAATCCCCAAGATTTTCGATCGCTTTTATCGAGTTAGACAATCCGTGGATGATGATATGGGCGGTGCTGGCTTGGGATTGACGATCGTGCAGAAGTTGCTTCTACACTGTGGCGGCTCAATCACTGTGAAAAGCCGCATCGGGGAAGGATCAACGTTTAACGTCTTACTTCCGGTTTATCGCCACTCTGAGGAGAGCTGA
- a CDS encoding tRNA (guanine-N1)-methyltransferase: MTIEGKATFNVGSAFYNPNAAIVRDLAVLAAAVYRRDRGQLRVLDAMAGCGVRSLRYVLESQADFVWANDSNSDIQTVLRENLAVLKPEQYQVSDRDAIRVFFECYNRQDYFDLVDVDGFGSPVPFVSASLSACAIGGLIYLTSTDGRTVTGRAPENCVADYGAYARIHPAAHEQGLRLILGTVQQQAAARGMGVKPVFSYFTGQTYRVMVRLVSSIELTEQNYGFLGFCHECGTYQPVEWRKLGRAQCRNEGRSLVLSGAMWLGNLHDRHQIARMIELANAWNWSSQVRLLELMQAEAEMPPYFYTLGEIGRRGKLDIPKSSYLIQTLQNWGYRASLSHVEREAIKTDADLPTCIRAAKSFAIE, encoded by the coding sequence ATGACGATCGAGGGAAAAGCCACGTTCAATGTCGGCAGTGCGTTCTACAATCCCAACGCTGCGATCGTCAGAGATTTAGCGGTACTTGCCGCTGCCGTCTATCGGCGCGATCGCGGACAGTTGCGGGTGTTGGATGCGATGGCGGGTTGCGGAGTGCGATCGCTGCGGTACGTCCTTGAAAGTCAGGCAGATTTCGTTTGGGCAAATGATAGTAATTCAGACATTCAAACCGTGTTACGCGAGAATCTAGCGGTACTCAAGCCAGAACAGTATCAGGTGAGCGATCGTGATGCGATTCGAGTATTTTTTGAGTGTTATAACCGTCAGGATTACTTTGATTTAGTGGATGTCGATGGGTTTGGCTCTCCGGTTCCGTTTGTTTCTGCAAGTCTGAGCGCTTGTGCAATTGGAGGATTAATCTATCTCACCAGTACAGATGGGCGCACTGTGACCGGACGCGCTCCAGAAAACTGTGTTGCAGATTACGGAGCTTATGCGCGAATTCATCCGGCAGCGCATGAACAGGGATTGAGACTGATTCTGGGAACTGTTCAACAACAAGCGGCTGCTCGCGGAATGGGTGTAAAGCCTGTATTTTCTTATTTCACCGGACAAACTTACCGAGTCATGGTGCGATTGGTTTCCTCGATCGAACTCACCGAGCAGAACTATGGATTTCTAGGCTTTTGTCATGAGTGCGGTACTTATCAACCTGTCGAATGGCGCAAGTTAGGTCGAGCGCAGTGTAGGAATGAGGGTCGATCGCTGGTGCTGAGCGGGGCAATGTGGTTAGGTAATCTACACGATCGACATCAGATCGCTCGCATGATTGAACTGGCAAATGCCTGGAATTGGTCATCGCAAGTTCGATTACTGGAATTGATGCAGGCGGAAGCAGAAATGCCGCCGTACTTCTACACGCTGGGCGAAATTGGACGACGCGGAAAATTAGACATTCCCAAATCAAGTTATCTGATTCAAACGCTGCAAAATTGGGGATATCGAGCCAGTTTAAGTCACGTCGAGCGAGAAGCAATTAAAACAGATGCAGATTTACCGACTTGCATTCGGGCGGCAAAGTCTTTTGCGATCGAGTAA
- a CDS encoding Uma2 family endonuclease, with translation MTQAKSKFSSFEEYLAYDDDTDQLYELVDGELVALPPESGRNSQILMLIILAIAPLIDPRRIRVRGLELEVRGNPRNRFPDLTILHEEHIEQLQRRDTIRLSMRPPLLVIEIVSPGEANRARDYSDKRNQYQDRGIPEYWVVDPQTQAVTVLKLNESGIYIELGVFQNDQRIESLLFPEFNLTPAQMFAA, from the coding sequence ATGACTCAGGCAAAATCTAAATTTTCTAGTTTTGAAGAGTATCTAGCCTACGATGATGATACAGACCAGCTGTACGAATTAGTGGATGGGGAGCTAGTTGCGTTGCCGCCTGAGTCGGGTCGAAATAGTCAAATTCTTATGTTGATCATTCTGGCGATCGCTCCGCTCATTGATCCGCGCAGAATTCGAGTTCGGGGGTTAGAACTGGAAGTTCGAGGTAATCCGAGAAATCGCTTCCCTGATTTAACAATTCTCCACGAAGAACATATCGAACAGTTACAGCGCCGAGATACGATTCGACTTTCGATGCGCCCTCCTTTGTTGGTTATTGAAATCGTCAGTCCAGGCGAAGCAAATCGAGCCAGAGATTACAGCGACAAGCGTAACCAATATCAAGACCGTGGTATTCCTGAGTATTGGGTTGTTGACCCTCAAACGCAAGCTGTAACAGTATTAAAGCTAAACGAATCTGGAATTTACATCGAGCTTGGTGTCTTTCAGAACGACCAGCGCATTGAATCCCTTCTATTCCCAGAATTCAATCTGACTCCAGCACAGATGTTTGCGGCATGA
- a CDS encoding GNAT family N-acetyltransferase: MLSVDVNVAYRIATSKDVDVLLELVQEFHQIEKLPFDPVLDRGSLQQFLSNPALGRVWLITERNQVIGYVAVTFSYSIEFRGLGAYIDELYLRSAYRGQGIGTQTLKFVERFCRSQNIPSISLSVHDDNERAYKVYRKAGYDDRGYQVMMKAIA; encoded by the coding sequence ATGTTATCCGTTGATGTAAATGTTGCTTATCGCATTGCAACATCGAAAGACGTGGATGTTTTACTCGAATTGGTTCAAGAGTTTCATCAAATTGAAAAACTACCGTTCGATCCGGTTCTCGATCGTGGTTCGCTCCAGCAATTTCTCAGTAATCCTGCGCTCGGTCGAGTTTGGTTAATTACCGAGCGCAATCAGGTTATCGGTTACGTTGCTGTAACCTTTAGCTATAGCATTGAATTTCGCGGTCTCGGTGCTTATATCGATGAGTTGTATCTCCGTTCTGCCTATCGAGGACAGGGCATCGGTACTCAGACGCTGAAGTTTGTTGAGCGGTTTTGCCGATCGCAGAACATTCCCTCGATCTCCTTATCTGTCCACGATGATAATGAACGCGCCTATAAGGTGTATCGCAAAGCAGGATACGACGATCGCGGCTATCAAGTGATGATGAAAGCAATCGCGTAA
- a CDS encoding site-specific integrase gives MWVRSNGETDTPSTIKRHKKSSAANCNGCPQACREFNWDDWTDNTKPELDAVKDWLERFEVDYFQRRKRTPKSETTWKTDYKQPFGQLPADEPLTAELLRSFILKTEPDTRNRQRRCMAYGQLAKLAGLEMDATALRGDYSAKRLNPRDLPSDKEISEWRDRINKENESWGYAFGLMACYGLRNHELFHIDLQKLRDSPVLTLLEDENGGGKTGGRRVWALYPEWYDQWHLWDVKLLPQVTGKTNAALGNRVTTAFARYGLHKPYNLRHAWAVRSIDFLPIELAAAQMGHSLKVHSEIYHHWISDETHQRAYDAAINRSDRPLPP, from the coding sequence TTGTGGGTACGCAGCAATGGCGAAACAGACACGCCCTCGACTATCAAGAGACACAAAAAATCTAGCGCTGCTAATTGCAATGGCTGTCCGCAAGCCTGTAGAGAGTTCAATTGGGACGACTGGACAGACAACACGAAGCCAGAACTAGATGCGGTTAAGGATTGGTTAGAGCGCTTTGAAGTCGATTATTTTCAACGCAGGAAGCGTACACCCAAAAGCGAAACGACGTGGAAGACTGACTATAAACAGCCCTTTGGACAATTACCAGCCGATGAACCGTTAACGGCGGAATTGTTGCGATCGTTCATCCTTAAAACAGAGCCAGACACCCGCAATCGGCAACGGCGGTGCATGGCTTATGGACAGTTAGCCAAGCTTGCCGGGTTGGAAATGGATGCAACCGCATTGCGGGGGGACTATTCCGCTAAACGATTGAACCCACGCGACCTCCCAAGCGATAAAGAGATCTCAGAGTGGCGCGATCGCATCAATAAGGAGAATGAGTCTTGGGGATATGCTTTCGGGTTGATGGCTTGCTATGGTTTGCGAAATCATGAGCTATTCCATATCGACCTACAAAAGTTGCGAGATAGTCCAGTGCTAACGCTGCTGGAGGATGAAAACGGCGGCGGAAAGACGGGCGGTAGGCGTGTTTGGGCGCTCTATCCCGAATGGTATGACCAATGGCATTTGTGGGACGTAAAGCTACTGCCACAGGTAACAGGCAAGACCAATGCAGCATTAGGAAACCGTGTGACGACTGCGTTTGCTCGATACGGTCTCCATAAGCCTTACAACCTGCGTCATGCTTGGGCGGTAAGATCGATCGACTTCTTGCCCATTGAACTTGCAGCCGCTCAGATGGGACATTCGCTAAAGGTTCACTCGGAAATTTATCACCATTGGATTTCTGACGAGACACACCAACGGGCTTATGATGCCGCAATAAATAGATCAGATCGACCCTTGCCGCCTTGA
- a CDS encoding acyltransferase translates to MAESKGLRRLAWLEGIRIFAAALLLFYHAQLLFTRYAFTPQPTGLIANMQQLFAATRQLGESWITQALSLPIWFGYQFVDVFVLVSGFSLVLSLKGKPIEVGRFLKRRLLRILLPFWTVAWLSYPVLWIVGKTTNSYIPDAWHTFAGMSFPILFDYGGDLLLPTSGPWWFVPLILSFALVFPVLWYLMNRWGSRNLLLVATAVTFIYRAFGVFVFGGHPTYAIVGAAAGWQPFVHFIAKLSTFVLGMVVARQYVQGKGAIFWRSSRALLIGLSLYAIGFVAQFYRLGWIFDDFLLAIGLTLCCMVVFRFLSDRLKLGTVMVWLGTHSYSYFLIHNFVVDRTLNLYVRNQLDLYYQVLPLMVVGTLILAVIADRVTPWIERGAIALWHYTDARLTPTHKIGSWVPRVGEAVLYRGKPGWTILNVEQVIHDKAFYLCRISNGQRSIWVNQNDLKQDQALSKV, encoded by the coding sequence ATGGCTGAGTCAAAAGGATTAAGGCGGTTGGCGTGGTTAGAAGGCATCCGGATCTTTGCGGCGGCGTTGCTGCTGTTTTACCATGCTCAGCTATTGTTCACGCGCTATGCCTTTACGCCTCAGCCGACGGGACTGATTGCAAATATGCAGCAGCTTTTTGCAGCCACTCGCCAACTCGGAGAGAGTTGGATCACTCAAGCGTTGAGCTTGCCGATTTGGTTTGGCTATCAGTTTGTCGATGTGTTTGTGTTGGTGAGTGGCTTTAGTTTGGTGCTGTCTCTGAAGGGCAAGCCGATCGAGGTGGGACGATTTCTCAAACGCAGATTGCTGCGGATTCTGTTGCCGTTCTGGACAGTTGCGTGGCTATCGTATCCGGTGCTGTGGATTGTTGGGAAAACAACCAATAGCTATATCCCGGATGCGTGGCATACTTTTGCGGGAATGTCGTTTCCGATTTTGTTTGATTACGGCGGCGATTTGTTGCTACCCACCAGTGGCCCTTGGTGGTTTGTGCCCCTGATTCTGAGCTTTGCTTTAGTGTTTCCGGTGCTTTGGTATTTGATGAATCGCTGGGGATCGCGCAACTTACTGCTTGTGGCAACGGCGGTCACGTTTATCTATCGTGCGTTCGGGGTGTTTGTTTTTGGGGGACATCCGACTTATGCGATCGTCGGTGCGGCAGCAGGTTGGCAACCCTTTGTGCATTTCATTGCGAAGCTCAGTACCTTCGTTTTAGGCATGGTTGTAGCGCGTCAGTATGTGCAAGGAAAGGGTGCAATTTTCTGGCGGTCTTCGAGAGCATTGTTGATCGGACTGAGCCTATATGCGATCGGTTTTGTGGCTCAGTTCTATCGATTGGGTTGGATTTTTGATGATTTTCTCTTAGCGATCGGGCTAACACTCTGTTGCATGGTGGTGTTCCGATTCCTGAGCGATCGTCTCAAGCTAGGCACTGTGATGGTATGGCTGGGTACTCATAGCTATAGTTATTTTCTGATTCATAATTTTGTGGTCGATCGAACCTTAAATTTGTATGTTCGCAATCAGCTTGATTTGTACTATCAGGTGTTGCCATTGATGGTCGTTGGAACCTTGATTTTGGCGGTGATCGCAGATCGGGTCACACCCTGGATTGAGCGAGGAGCGATCGCGCTTTGGCATTACACCGATGCAAGATTGACTCCAACTCATAAGATCGGCTCTTGGGTTCCTAGAGTCGGAGAAGCTGTGCTTTACCGTGGAAAACCAGGCTGGACAATTCTGAATGTCGAGCAGGTAATCCACGATAAAGCGTTCTATCTATGCCGGATTTCTAACGGTCAGCGATCGATCTGGGTGAATCAAAATGATTTGAAGCAAGATCAGGCGTTATCAAAGGTTTGA
- a CDS encoding SHOCT domain-containing protein produces the protein MFSQPKSRRVAALLAIVGVVPIVGGFHLVGLHKLYLGQRWWCLVYLALALTGSKIAWIAGLFDAVFYLIQNPDEFDVNFNDEAVSEIGTISLQSNSVVTVSESLRELDQLRQDGLISEYEFEQKRRKLLDRIK, from the coding sequence ATGTTCAGTCAACCAAAAAGCCGAAGAGTTGCCGCGCTGTTAGCGATCGTCGGGGTTGTGCCGATCGTCGGTGGTTTTCATTTAGTCGGCTTACACAAACTCTATTTGGGACAACGCTGGTGGTGCTTGGTTTATCTTGCACTCGCGCTCACTGGAAGTAAAATTGCCTGGATTGCAGGGCTATTTGATGCGGTGTTTTACTTGATTCAGAATCCAGATGAGTTCGACGTGAATTTTAATGATGAAGCGGTGTCCGAAATAGGGACAATTAGCCTGCAATCGAACTCAGTCGTCACCGTTTCTGAAAGTTTGCGAGAACTCGATCAGCTCCGGCAAGATGGTTTAATTTCAGAATACGAGTTTGAACAAAAACGACGAAAACTCCTCGATCGTATTAAATAG
- a CDS encoding DUF1825 family protein, whose protein sequence is MGFFDSEIVQEEAKKLFHDYQSLVQLGSSYGKFDREGKLMYIEQMEAIMDRYKVFMKRFELSEDFSAQMTVEQLKTQLGQFGMTPQQMFDQMALTLARMKSEIEK, encoded by the coding sequence ATGGGATTCTTTGACTCCGAGATTGTTCAAGAAGAAGCGAAAAAACTATTCCACGACTATCAATCGTTGGTTCAGCTTGGCAGTAGTTATGGCAAGTTCGATCGTGAAGGCAAGCTGATGTACATTGAGCAGATGGAAGCCATTATGGATCGCTACAAGGTTTTTATGAAGCGCTTTGAGCTTTCCGAGGATTTCTCCGCTCAGATGACCGTTGAGCAGCTTAAAACTCAGTTGGGGCAGTTTGGGATGACTCCCCAGCAGATGTTTGATCAAATGGCGTTAACGCTAGCCCGAATGAAATCCGAAATTGAAAAATAA